The Amycolatopsis sp. DG1A-15b genome contains the following window.
GATCGCCAAACCCGGCTACCGCACGCTGATCACGCAGCTGTTCGTCGCCGGCGGCGAGTACCTCGACTCGGACACCGTGTTCGGCGTGAAGGACGGCCTGATCGTCGACTTCAGCGAAGGGCTCCACTTCACCTTCCGGATTTCAGGGAGCGACGCATGAGCTATGACACCGACGTCATCGTGGTCGGCAGCGGCCCGGCCGGCGGCTCGGCGGCGCTGCTGCTCGCCACCTACGGCGTGCCCACGGTGCTGGCCACCAAGTACGGCTGGACGGCCAACACGCCCCGCGCCCACATCACGAACCAGCGCACCATGGAGGTGCTGCGCGACCTCGGCGTCGAGGACAAGGCTCTCGCGGCGGGCACGCCGCCGGAGCTGATGGGCGACACCGTGCTCTGCACGTCGCTGACCGGGCCGGAGATCGGCCGGATCGCCAGCTGGGGCACCGGTGACCGGTCGGCGTCCGAATACGCCGCCGCCAGCCCGTGCCACATGATCGACCTGCCGCAGACCTACCTGGAGCCGATCCTGGTGAGCGAAGCCGCCGCGCGGGGCGCGAAACTGCGGCTGGACACCGAATTCCTCGACTTCACCCAAGACGCCACCGGCGTCACGGCCCGCTTCCGCGATCGGGTGCGCGGCGACGAGTTCACGTTGCGCGCCAAGTACCTCATCGGCGCGGACGGGGCCCGCAGCCGGGTCGCCGAGCAGGCCGGGCTGCCGATCGCCGGGCAGACCGGCAAGGCCGGCAGCATGAACATCACGTTCACCGCCGACCTCGCGCGGTACGTCGCGCACCGGCCGAGCGTCCTGTACTGGGTGATGCGGCCGGGCGCACACCTGGGCGGGATCGGGATGGGCCTGGTCCGGATGGTGCGGCCGTGGAACGAATGGCTGCTGACCTGGGGCTACGACATCGCCCAGCCGCCACCCGAGGTCGACGCCGAGGAAGCGACGCGGCTGGTGCGCGACCTGGTCGGCGACCCTTCCCTGGACGTCGAGATCACCTCGACGTCACTGTGGACGGTCAACCACAACTACGCGACCGAATACCGCGCCGGCCGGGTGTTCTGCGCCGGGGACGCCGTGCACCGGCACCCGCCGTCCAACGGGCTGGGCTCGAACACGTCCGTCCAGGACTCCTACAACCTGGCGTGGAAGCTCGCGATGGTGCTGCGTGGCGAGGCGGGCGAGGGGCTGCTGGACAGCTACACCGCCGAACGGGCGCCGGTGGGCAAGCAGATCGTCGACCGGGCGAACCTCAGCCGCGACCAGTTCGGGCCGATCTTCGCCGCACTCGGCATCTCCGGCGACACCGACGCCGACGGCATCACGGCCGGGCTCGAGACCTGCCTCGCGCCGACGGCCGAGGGGGCGCGGAAACGGCGTGAACTGGAGCAGGCGATCGAGCTCAAGCACTACGAGTTCAACGCGCACGGCGTCGAGCTGGATCAGCGGTACGTGTCCGGGGCCGTGCTGCCCGACGGCGTCCCGCCGGTTCCGGGCCCCGATCCCGAGCTGTTCCACCGGCCGAGCACCGAGCCGGGGGCGAAGCTGCCGCACGCGTGGCTGGTCGGGCCGCACGGGCGTCGGCTGTCCACTTTGGACCTCGTCGGCGGCGGCCGCTGGACGGTCCTGACCGGGCTCACCGGCACGCCGTGGCTCGACGCGGCGGCCAAGGTCGGCGCCGACCTGGGCCTGGACCTGCGGACGGTCCGCATCGGCGACCCGGGCGTCCGCGACGCCTACGGCGACTGGTCGCGCCTGAGCGGCATCGACGAGGACGGCTGCCTCCTGATCCGTCCCGACGGCTACGTCGCCCACCGCCACGCCACGCAGTCCCCCACCCCCGCCAAAGCCCTCTTGAACGCGTTGCGGAGTCTCCTCGACCGCGCGTGACCGGGCACGGTCAAGAAACGCGGGTGAAGGTCACCGGAGTCTTCGGCGGACCGCTGCCGTCGCCGATGCCCGGCTTCGACGTGTCGATGCCGCCGCGGGCGACCCGATCCAGGACCTCGAGGCCGGGGTCGTCGATGCTGCCGAACACCGTGTACTCGGGCGGGATGTTCGTCTCGCCGAAGACCAGGAAGAACTGGGAACCGCCGGAGTCCGGGGCGGTCGTCTTCGCCATCGCGACGACGCCGCGGCCGTAGGTCAGCTCGGGGAACAGCTCGTCGCGGATCGTGTAGCCCGGGCCGCCGGTGCCGTCGCCGACCGGGTCGCCGCACTGGAGCATCTGCAGTCCCGTCGTCACCGACAGCCGGTGGCACGACGTGCCGTCGTAGAAGCGCTGCTTCGCCAGGCTCAGGAAGTTCACCACGGTGCACGGCGCCAGCGCGCGGTCCAGGGTGAGGCCGAGGTCGCCCGCGGTCGTCGCCAGCCGCACGCCGATCGTCCCGGTCGACGGCGCCGGCCCGTCGGGCGGCAGCGCGACGTTCTTCGGCGCCGGTGAGCCGGCGTCGGGGGTGAACGCGCACGTCACCGGGTCGGCCAGCGGCTTCGTCCGCTTCGGCATCGGGGCCCGGGCGCCCGGCAGCGCCACCGGGGTGCTCGGCCCGGTGGGCGTCGGGGTCACGACCGTCGCCGAAGCGGCGGGCCAGTGTCCCGGCGTGACGTCCCCCCGCCCGTCCGGCTCGCGCAGGAACCCGGGATACCCCCAGGCCAGGAAGGCCAGCACCATCAGGATGACGACCCCGACCGACCCGCTGATCAGCACCACGGCGGCCGGGGACGTCTGCTTCGGCGGCACCGGTGGCTGCCACTGCGGGTAGTGGTACGGCGGTCGACCGTGCTCCGGTCTGCCGTCCGGCTCACTCATCCACGCTCCCCTCGTCGGAGAGCACCATACTGCCGTCAGGACCGCCTCTCCGTGGCGGAAACGCCGATCACGGCAGGCCCCAGGGCGCACTCGCCCCGCCCGGCGCGACCGGCCGGACGCCGAAGTCCGGCCGATCCCCCTTCCGGTACACGAACGCGTCTTCACCGCACCCGAGTTCGACCTGGACGTCCCCGCCGGCCAGCCGCCGCCAGCGCCGGGCCCGGCCCCGGGCGTCCGTCACCGCGAGTTCGCCGTCGATGCCCGGCCGCAGCACGCACGGCGCTCCGGCCTCGCTGTGCACCTTCAGCCAGCGCGTCTTCCCTCCGGCGCGGGACGCGCTGAGCAGGAACGCGCCTTCGGTGCGGAAGTCCCGCAGCGCGACGTCGCCCCACGCCGCGGGCACCGCCGGGAACAGCCGGACCACTCCGCCCCAGCTCTGCACCAGCATGTCCTGCAGGGACTTCGCCGCCGAAAGCGGCGTCTCGATGACCGGCCCGGACTCCTTGTACATCGTGTTCGGCTGGATGTACCGCCGCTGCAGCTCGCCCAGGTAGAACGCGGCCTGCTCGCCGCGCAGCATCTGCGCCGAGATCGACGCGGCTCCGGTGAAGGTGTAGCCCTGCAGCGCCCCTTCGAAGCCGACCCAGTGGTTCAGCGACGTCTCGATGATCGCCCGGTGCTCCGCCTGCTCCCAGGTGACGTCGTAGAGCGGGTAGATCTGCAGCAGGTGCGAGTAGTGCCGGTGCGACTTCGCGAACGGCACGCCGGCGCCGATCATGTAGCCGTTGGCGTCGGCCGGGTAGTCCACCAGCGTCGCCAGGACGTTCCGCCACTTCGGCGCCAGCGGATCGCCGGGCGCCGTCTGCAGCAGCGTCTTGCAGCCCCAGCGGATCAGCGAGAGGTCGTAGTTGCAGTCCGGGGCGTTGACGCCGTACTCGGGCGAGAACGTCGGCGGCAGGTGCAGCTTCCCGTCCGGCCCGGGCGCGAGGAAGTGCAGGTAGTAGTTGATCGCCTTGCGCAGCAACGGGAACAGCGTGCCGTGCAGCAG
Protein-coding sequences here:
- a CDS encoding FAD-dependent monooxygenase codes for the protein MSYDTDVIVVGSGPAGGSAALLLATYGVPTVLATKYGWTANTPRAHITNQRTMEVLRDLGVEDKALAAGTPPELMGDTVLCTSLTGPEIGRIASWGTGDRSASEYAAASPCHMIDLPQTYLEPILVSEAAARGAKLRLDTEFLDFTQDATGVTARFRDRVRGDEFTLRAKYLIGADGARSRVAEQAGLPIAGQTGKAGSMNITFTADLARYVAHRPSVLYWVMRPGAHLGGIGMGLVRMVRPWNEWLLTWGYDIAQPPPEVDAEEATRLVRDLVGDPSLDVEITSTSLWTVNHNYATEYRAGRVFCAGDAVHRHPPSNGLGSNTSVQDSYNLAWKLAMVLRGEAGEGLLDSYTAERAPVGKQIVDRANLSRDQFGPIFAALGISGDTDADGITAGLETCLAPTAEGARKRRELEQAIELKHYEFNAHGVELDQRYVSGAVLPDGVPPVPGPDPELFHRPSTEPGAKLPHAWLVGPHGRRLSTLDLVGGGRWTVLTGLTGTPWLDAAAKVGADLGLDLRTVRIGDPGVRDAYGDWSRLSGIDEDGCLLIRPDGYVAHRHATQSPTPAKALLNALRSLLDRA
- a CDS encoding peptidylprolyl isomerase, yielding MSEPDGRPEHGRPPYHYPQWQPPVPPKQTSPAAVVLISGSVGVVILMVLAFLAWGYPGFLREPDGRGDVTPGHWPAASATVVTPTPTGPSTPVALPGARAPMPKRTKPLADPVTCAFTPDAGSPAPKNVALPPDGPAPSTGTIGVRLATTAGDLGLTLDRALAPCTVVNFLSLAKQRFYDGTSCHRLSVTTGLQMLQCGDPVGDGTGGPGYTIRDELFPELTYGRGVVAMAKTTAPDSGGSQFFLVFGETNIPPEYTVFGSIDDPGLEVLDRVARGGIDTSKPGIGDGSGPPKTPVTFTRVS